The proteins below are encoded in one region of Epinephelus lanceolatus isolate andai-2023 chromosome 7, ASM4190304v1, whole genome shotgun sequence:
- the LOC117261219 gene encoding beta-crystallin B1: protein MSSGDKSKTSSQTDGKAAQSKKSEMGMMSYKMYVFDQENFQGRMIEISNECMNVCEMGMDRVRSLRVECGPFVGFEQMNFCGEMYILEKGEYPRWDSWSNCQKNDYLLSFRPVRMDPEKHKICLYEVGEFKGRKMEIMDDDVPSLFSYGFTDRVGSIIVSCGTWVGYQFPGYRGSQYLLEKGDFRHFNEYGARHPQFQSVRRIRDMQWHQQGCYTMASK from the exons ATGTCCAGTGGAGATAAGTCCAAGACTTCTTCCCAGACCGATGGGAAGGCTGCTCAGAGCAAGAAGTCTGAGATGGGAATGATGTCCTACAAG ATGTACGTGTTCGACCAGGAGAACTTCCAGGGTCGCATGATCGAGATCAGCAACgagtgcatgaatgtgtgtgagatggGCATGGACCGCGTGCGCTCCCTGCGTGTTGAGTGTGGACC CTTCGTGGGCTTTGAGCAGATGAACTTCTGCGGTGAGATGTACATCCTGGAGAAGGGAGAGTATCCTCGCTGGGACTCCTGGAGCAACTGCCAGAAGAACGACTACCTGCTGTCCTTCAGGCCCGTCAGAATG GATCCCGAGAAGCACAAGATCTGCCTATACGAGGTCGGAGAGTTCAAGGGCCGTAAGATGGAGATCATGGATGATGACGTTCCCAGCCTGTTCTCCTACGGCTTCACCGACAGAGTGGGCAGCATCATTGTCAGCTGTGGAAC CTGGGTGGGATACCAGTTCCCTGGATACCGTGGCAGCCAGTACCTGCTGGAGAAGGGCGACTTCAGGCACTTCAACGAGTACGGTGCCCGTCATCCTCAGTTCCAGTCTGTGAGGCGTATCCGTGACATGCAGTGGCACCAACAGGGCTGCTACACCATGGCCAGCAAGTGA
- the LOC117261221 gene encoding beta-crystallin A1-like, with the protein MYRTTRSPMMQPLVNSGMGMAPFFKVTVFEQEHFQGKCLEFTSECCNIQDCGLDNIRSIRVESGAWVGFEHHDFQGQQFILERGEYPHWDAYSGSISYHVERLMSLRPIYCASHQSSRMVIFERENFMGRSVEICDDYPSLQAMGWMMPEVGSMHVQCGAFVCYQYPGYRGQQYIMECERHSGDYQHWRNWGSHCQTPQIQSIRRIQH; encoded by the exons ATGTACAGAACTACAAGGTCCCCAATGATGCAGCCGCTGGTCAACTCAGGAATGGGCATGGCTCCTTTCTTCAAG GTGACTGTGTTCGAGCAGGAGCATTTCCAGGGCAAGTGCCTGGAGTTCACCTCCGAGTGCTGCAACATCCAGGATTGCGGACTGGACAACATCCGCTCCATCAGGGTGGAGAGCGGAGC CTGGGTGGGTTTTGAGCACCACGACTTCCAGGGCCAGCAGTTCATCCTGGAGAGAGGAGAGTACCCCCACTGGGACGCTTACAGCGGCTCCATCTCCTACCATGTGGAGCGCCTCATGTCTCTGCGCCCCATCTACTGCGCT TCCCACCAGAGCAGTCGCATGGTCATCTTTGAGAGGGAGAACTTCATGGGCCGCAGCGTGGAGATCTGTGACGACTACCCCTCTCTGCAGGCCATGGGCTGGATGATGCCTGAAGTTGGCTCCATGCACGTGCAGTGCGGCGC CTTTGTGTGCTACCAGTACCCTGGCTACAGGGGCCAGCAGTACATCATGGAGTGTGAGAGACACAGTGGAGACTACCAGCACTGGAGGAACTGGGGCTCCCACTGTCAGACCCCTCAGATCCAGTCCATCAGGCGTATCCAGCACTGA